One Idiomarina loihiensis L2TR genomic window carries:
- a CDS encoding amidohydrolase family protein has product MKLTHLLAATVAALFLSACNNAEPQNNETRSADYVIKNVTLVDWLKGEPNVSEQQTLVVNDGYISGVFANAEAPAFDDNTQVIDAEGKYVLPGMAEMHGHVPPATDFGDFPKRYADDMLFLYVANGVTTVRGMLGYPHQLQLKSDIESGKRQGPTLYLAGPSFSGNTIESVEQVTKRVIAQRDEGWDLLKVHPGLTLEEYEAMASTARQAGMDFAGHVPADVGLKRAMEAGQRTIDHLDGYLAYVDAMNREITQDELDLLVSMTLEKDVAVVPTQALWKTLIGAADPDKLKDYPEIQLVPKAVREGWLNYYDNPSSYFNKEQAQVQQENRQKLLHALHEGGAEIIFGTDAPQLFSVPGYSIHHEIQLMSEAGIPMADILRSATVAAGDYFADEDTFGRIAAGHRADFILLKDNPLENADTLRENQGVMVRGQWLSREAIDKKVEEIRAAYAD; this is encoded by the coding sequence ATGAAATTGACTCACCTTCTGGCCGCAACTGTTGCGGCCTTATTTTTATCTGCGTGTAACAATGCAGAGCCCCAGAACAATGAAACTCGTAGTGCTGATTATGTCATTAAAAACGTGACCCTTGTTGACTGGCTTAAGGGCGAGCCCAATGTTAGTGAGCAGCAGACGTTAGTGGTTAATGACGGATACATCAGCGGTGTGTTTGCGAACGCTGAAGCCCCTGCTTTTGACGACAATACGCAGGTCATTGATGCCGAAGGGAAATACGTTTTGCCAGGCATGGCAGAAATGCACGGTCATGTGCCGCCGGCAACAGACTTTGGTGACTTCCCCAAACGCTACGCCGACGACATGTTGTTTTTGTACGTTGCCAATGGTGTAACAACGGTGCGTGGCATGCTGGGTTATCCGCACCAGTTGCAGCTTAAGTCCGATATTGAGTCGGGCAAGCGCCAGGGTCCAACGTTGTATTTAGCTGGCCCCAGCTTCAGTGGCAATACCATTGAGTCGGTTGAGCAGGTGACGAAGCGGGTCATTGCACAACGCGATGAAGGGTGGGACTTACTGAAAGTGCACCCCGGGTTAACCCTTGAAGAGTATGAGGCCATGGCAAGTACGGCTCGCCAGGCGGGCATGGACTTTGCCGGACATGTGCCGGCAGATGTCGGATTAAAACGCGCCATGGAGGCAGGCCAGAGAACCATTGATCACCTGGACGGTTATCTCGCTTACGTTGATGCTATGAACAGAGAAATAACGCAGGATGAACTCGATTTGCTGGTTTCTATGACGCTGGAAAAAGACGTTGCGGTTGTGCCCACCCAGGCCTTATGGAAAACCCTGATAGGTGCGGCTGATCCCGACAAACTGAAAGACTACCCGGAAATTCAGTTGGTACCAAAGGCGGTTCGTGAAGGCTGGCTAAACTATTACGATAACCCCAGCAGTTACTTTAATAAGGAACAGGCGCAAGTGCAGCAGGAAAATAGGCAAAAGCTGTTGCACGCCCTGCACGAAGGCGGCGCGGAAATCATTTTTGGAACCGACGCACCCCAGTTATTCAGTGTTCCGGGTTACTCCATACACCACGAAATACAGCTGATGTCAGAAGCGGGTATACCTATGGCTGATATTCTGCGTTCCGCCACGGTAGCGGCAGGTGATTACTTTGCTGATGAGGATACCTTTGGACGCATTGCTGCCGGGCACCGGGCTGACTTTATTTTGTTAAAGGATAATCCTCTGGAGAACGCCGATACCCTGCGTGAGAACCAAGGGGTTATGGTGCGCGGACAGTGGCTTAGTCGTGAAGCTATTGATAAAAAAGTTGAGGAAATTCGGGCGGCTTACGCTGACTAA
- a CDS encoding LolA family protein yields the protein MNTNHDSIQTMLNKVKGQKPSEHDDIAMQSRLHAAIDAQDNPVDEEEPGNGMIRLWSWLKTASQPKRFGFAGTAAALVLTAVLIITTSVSKPAFASVVKKLSEITSMVYTGQMQSDDQVIMTVEVFYQSPSKIRVVNTPLPDIEGAPSVVNVMDTKLGKGLILFPERKVAMPINFTPGQNAKEALENELLDWHTKILNYDGEVKSEPGVVIDGIETTVFTVEPENMRLTLWVDPKTELPIRIRVETMDGPYFVFEADVAFNEAIDPEMFDLAPSGYEIMGADSE from the coding sequence ATGAACACTAATCACGATTCTATTCAGACTATGCTTAATAAAGTTAAGGGACAAAAGCCTTCGGAACATGACGATATAGCAATGCAGTCCCGACTTCACGCTGCCATTGATGCACAAGACAACCCTGTAGATGAAGAAGAACCCGGCAACGGTATGATTCGTCTTTGGAGTTGGTTAAAAACCGCCTCACAACCAAAGCGATTTGGCTTTGCTGGAACGGCTGCCGCTTTGGTGCTAACCGCTGTGTTGATTATCACCACGTCGGTGAGCAAACCTGCATTTGCATCGGTGGTCAAGAAGTTAAGCGAAATCACCAGTATGGTGTACACAGGACAAATGCAGTCGGATGACCAAGTTATTATGACAGTAGAGGTTTTTTACCAATCGCCCAGTAAAATTAGGGTGGTCAACACACCGCTTCCAGACATTGAAGGTGCACCTTCAGTAGTGAACGTGATGGATACTAAACTTGGTAAGGGGTTAATACTCTTCCCTGAACGCAAAGTTGCCATGCCTATTAATTTTACGCCTGGTCAAAACGCGAAAGAGGCGCTGGAAAATGAGTTACTTGATTGGCACACGAAAATTTTAAATTACGACGGTGAAGTGAAGAGTGAACCAGGTGTAGTTATCGATGGAATAGAAACGACTGTCTTTACAGTGGAGCCTGAAAACATGAGATTGACTTTATGGGTCGATCCTAAGACTGAATTACCTATTCGTATAAGAGTAGAGACAATGGATGGACCGTATTTTGTTTTTGAGGCAGATGTGGCATTTAATGAAGCGATAGACCCTGAAATGTTCGACTTAGCGCCATCTGGCTATGAAATTATGGGAGCGGATTCGGAGTAA
- a CDS encoding helix-turn-helix transcriptional regulator: MTGPTTRVLALLELLQSHKRLSGTEIAEMLGVDKRTVRRYISALEELGIPVTTEHGPHGGYMLVAGFKLPPMMFTHEETLALSLGLLAAKTLQLTDASPALTSVQAKLERVMPEHIQARARSITQHTNLLLPDSGLPQEQSLLMPLMEAIESQRRVQVVYVGKAEPGQQRELDPYGMFYRLGHWYIGGFCHLRQALRTFRLDRLAEVTLLKATFERPLNYNAAEQFKQSLCAMPGNLKVRVLLHTDLDTATRELGTSASILTQEDNAIFIETVVDSTEWFAWWLVRLPFDFTIISPDSLKQALRRRAEQLMGYC, from the coding sequence ATGACCGGCCCGACAACACGAGTACTCGCCTTACTAGAGTTATTGCAGTCCCACAAGCGCTTGAGCGGCACTGAAATTGCAGAAATGCTAGGCGTGGATAAACGCACAGTCAGGCGCTATATCAGTGCGCTTGAGGAGTTGGGTATTCCGGTTACCACAGAGCATGGCCCACATGGAGGCTATATGCTGGTTGCCGGTTTTAAGCTGCCGCCGATGATGTTTACTCATGAAGAAACGCTGGCGCTTTCGCTAGGCTTGTTGGCAGCGAAAACTCTTCAACTAACCGATGCATCGCCGGCGTTGACCAGCGTTCAGGCGAAACTTGAGCGCGTTATGCCAGAGCATATTCAGGCAAGGGCTCGCTCCATTACACAGCATACAAACCTGTTATTGCCCGACTCTGGGCTGCCGCAGGAACAGTCGTTATTAATGCCGTTAATGGAAGCCATAGAGAGCCAGCGGCGGGTACAAGTTGTGTATGTGGGCAAAGCTGAGCCCGGGCAGCAGCGCGAGCTCGATCCTTACGGTATGTTCTATAGGCTAGGACACTGGTATATAGGCGGATTCTGCCATTTGCGGCAGGCATTGCGCACCTTTCGATTAGACCGTTTAGCCGAGGTGACACTACTTAAAGCGACCTTTGAAAGGCCTTTAAACTACAACGCCGCCGAACAGTTCAAACAAAGCCTGTGTGCCATGCCAGGCAACCTGAAAGTGCGAGTTTTATTACATACCGACCTGGACACAGCGACCCGCGAGCTAGGCACAAGCGCCAGTATTTTAACCCAGGAAGACAACGCGATATTTATTGAAACCGTGGTAGACAGCACAGAATGGTTTGCCTGGTGGCTGGTTCGCTTGCCTTTCGACTTCACCATTATAAGCCCCGACAGCTTGAAACAAGCCTTGCGGCGCCGTGCCGAGCAGCTTATGGGTTATTGTTAG
- a CDS encoding serine hydrolase: MKPLFKILSSVSLGVTLLASAPVWAQSADSIRNTAEETLEAFNIPGLAVVAVKDGEVILAEGFGVRDIDSGEPVNANTLFGIASNTKAFTAAAMATLVEQGKLNWDDKVIDYIPEFRLADPAITQSLTIRDILSHRSGLGLGAGDLMIWPNTDKSTSDILAGLAHVPIDHGLRERFAYNNLMFVTAGEVIHRVTGMPYREYVEKTFFQPLNMDESVIGFSHIPESNDNVAVGTIEMNGELHRFPLDFLEDFGAAGATAASVDDLSNWLITQLQGGVSPSGERLFSEDSQQAMWQLTTPLGTSPEAAEQGTYFGGYGMGWFVKDYQGVKRVYHSGGILGMLSLTTLIPEKNFGMVVLSNQQAFGGLTAITEEALEDLLDLPNRDWVEEEQQKYQAFMKRKAEFAVEEPEEIREALPLKSYAGTYNDAWYGDVEISYEQEKLRINFTHTPMLQGTLEHYNDDTFIVRWDEPLLEADAFIDFSVNRNNEVHSATLEAVAPYTDFSFDFHNLNLKKQKQETGD, translated from the coding sequence ATGAAACCGTTATTTAAAATATTAAGTTCAGTTTCGCTTGGCGTTACTTTGCTGGCCAGTGCACCTGTTTGGGCGCAAAGCGCAGACAGCATTCGCAATACCGCCGAGGAAACGCTGGAGGCGTTTAACATTCCGGGCCTGGCCGTTGTTGCGGTTAAAGACGGCGAAGTGATTTTAGCCGAGGGTTTCGGTGTGCGTGATATAGACAGCGGCGAGCCGGTGAATGCCAATACACTGTTTGGTATTGCCTCAAACACCAAAGCCTTTACCGCAGCAGCTATGGCAACGCTGGTAGAACAGGGCAAACTAAACTGGGACGACAAAGTTATAGACTACATTCCTGAGTTTCGTTTGGCCGACCCGGCTATTACTCAATCTCTAACAATTCGCGATATCCTGAGTCACCGCTCGGGCCTTGGTCTGGGAGCGGGCGACCTAATGATCTGGCCTAACACCGATAAGTCCACCAGCGATATTCTTGCCGGGCTGGCGCACGTACCTATTGACCACGGTTTGCGCGAGCGTTTCGCCTACAACAACTTGATGTTCGTAACGGCCGGTGAAGTTATCCACCGGGTTACGGGCATGCCATACAGAGAATACGTTGAGAAAACCTTTTTTCAGCCTTTGAATATGGACGAGAGTGTTATTGGTTTTTCGCATATACCTGAAAGTAATGACAACGTTGCGGTAGGCACTATTGAAATGAACGGTGAGCTGCATCGTTTCCCGCTAGATTTTCTTGAAGATTTTGGTGCAGCAGGTGCGACCGCAGCAAGTGTTGATGATTTAAGTAACTGGTTGATCACTCAGCTGCAGGGCGGCGTGAGCCCATCGGGTGAACGCCTCTTTTCAGAAGACTCGCAACAGGCCATGTGGCAGTTAACCACACCGTTGGGTACATCACCTGAAGCTGCTGAACAAGGCACGTATTTTGGTGGTTACGGCATGGGCTGGTTCGTAAAAGACTACCAGGGCGTAAAGCGGGTGTATCACAGTGGCGGTATTCTGGGCATGTTGTCGCTGACCACACTGATACCTGAAAAGAACTTTGGCATGGTGGTTCTGAGTAACCAGCAGGCTTTTGGTGGTTTAACCGCAATTACCGAAGAAGCCTTAGAAGACCTGTTAGATTTGCCCAACCGCGACTGGGTGGAGGAAGAGCAGCAAAAATATCAGGCCTTTATGAAAAGAAAAGCCGAGTTCGCGGTAGAGGAGCCTGAAGAAATAAGAGAGGCGCTTCCGCTTAAAAGCTACGCCGGTACTTATAATGACGCCTGGTACGGCGACGTAGAAATTAGCTACGAGCAGGAAAAGCTGCGCATCAACTTTACGCACACTCCTATGCTGCAGGGCACCTTAGAGCATTATAACGACGATACTTTTATTGTGCGCTGGGACGAGCCTTTACTGGAGGCTGATGCGTTTATCGACTTTAGCGTGAACCGCAATAATGAAGTGCACAGTGCAACGCTGGAAGCCGTAGCGCCTTATACAGATTTCAGCTTCGATTTCCATAACCTGAATTTGAAAAAACAGAAGCAGGAAACCGGTGATTAA
- a CDS encoding helix-turn-helix domain-containing protein — protein sequence MKITDPKALSIYLRDERRRRGLSQAKVGDLVGLRQGTVSKFESMPEKMQLDTLFRLLSALELELEVKPKGTVLKKNVDSSTPGDEWTEEW from the coding sequence ATGAAAATTACTGATCCCAAAGCATTATCGATCTACCTACGGGATGAACGAAGACGTCGCGGCCTGAGTCAAGCTAAGGTTGGTGATTTAGTCGGACTTAGGCAGGGGACGGTCTCTAAGTTTGAATCAATGCCAGAGAAAATGCAGCTCGATACGTTGTTTCGCTTGCTGTCCGCTTTAGAGCTCGAGCTGGAAGTGAAACCTAAAGGCACCGTTCTGAAGAAGAACGTTGATTCGTCAACGCCTGGTGATGAATGGACTGAGGAGTGGTAA
- a CDS encoding DMT family transporter yields the protein MDRSLLMAIIMLVLGNNIVILSDSLIKLLDGFEAPFQFVLYRQISATLMLLPFMLLFKRPLLPKNIRWHATRAHIFLLGTVFMVISLTTLPLATANAIFYAAPIITVVLARMFFKERVTRLSLITAVLGMVGVLVIVNPSSTNIFALAALVVATTLALNNLLVKKLPAEHSILDTLYLTNLLGIPLASAMAWFEGASFDVSTFLISVGSSLFAMIYAGTCVFAYRAAESNKVTSAEYTGLIGAVILGIVFFTETPDARFYIGSVLIIAPLTVLTLRNSNRSA from the coding sequence GTGGATCGCTCATTGCTCATGGCTATTATTATGTTGGTCTTAGGAAATAACATCGTTATTCTCTCAGATTCTTTGATTAAGCTACTGGATGGTTTTGAGGCACCTTTTCAATTTGTTTTATACCGTCAAATAAGTGCCACGCTGATGCTTTTACCGTTTATGTTGCTTTTTAAGCGCCCATTATTGCCTAAGAATATACGTTGGCATGCCACTCGCGCTCATATTTTTTTACTCGGTACGGTGTTTATGGTGATATCATTAACCACTTTACCGCTAGCGACTGCGAATGCCATATTTTATGCGGCGCCTATTATCACGGTTGTATTAGCCCGCATGTTTTTTAAAGAGCGTGTCACACGCTTATCTTTGATTACTGCAGTCTTAGGCATGGTTGGCGTATTGGTAATTGTGAACCCCTCCTCTACAAACATTTTTGCGTTGGCGGCCCTGGTGGTTGCTACAACCCTGGCGCTCAATAATCTGCTAGTAAAAAAGCTTCCGGCTGAACACAGTATTCTGGACACGCTTTACTTAACTAACCTATTGGGTATTCCTTTAGCTTCTGCAATGGCATGGTTTGAAGGTGCCAGTTTTGATGTCAGTACTTTTTTAATTTCAGTGGGCTCCAGTTTGTTTGCGATGATTTATGCCGGTACCTGCGTTTTTGCTTATCGAGCCGCAGAAAGCAACAAAGTCACCAGCGCCGAGTATACAGGCCTTATTGGGGCGGTAATACTGGGGATTGTGTTTTTTACCGAAACCCCTGACGCAAGGTTTTATATAGGTTCAGTCCTTATCATTGCACCACTCACCGTTTTAACTCTGCGGAACTCTAATAGATCGGCTTAA
- a CDS encoding type IV toxin-antitoxin system AbiEi family antitoxin domain-containing protein: MTYSCVEKSYLEVLKEVPKHVSFEHADALLQGLHNLSPRKLDALLKGCFNVKVKRLFFWLAERNQQPWFKYLRPEEYDLGAGKRVVAVDGRLESKWQITVPKEM, translated from the coding sequence ATAACGTATTCGTGTGTTGAAAAATCCTATCTGGAAGTACTCAAAGAGGTGCCTAAGCACGTCAGTTTCGAGCATGCTGACGCGCTGCTTCAGGGGTTACATAACCTGTCTCCCCGTAAGTTGGATGCGCTTTTGAAGGGCTGTTTTAATGTAAAAGTGAAACGGTTATTTTTTTGGTTAGCGGAGCGTAATCAACAGCCTTGGTTTAAATACTTGAGGCCAGAGGAATACGACTTAGGGGCAGGTAAGAGAGTCGTAGCGGTAGATGGGCGCCTGGAAAGCAAATGGCAGATCACGGTACCCAAGGAGATGTAA
- a CDS encoding bifunctional diaminohydroxyphosphoribosylaminopyrimidine deaminase/5-amino-6-(5-phosphoribosylamino)uracil reductase RibD, with product MSEKFMLEALNISKQALPHCEPNPPVGCVLVKDGEVISKGFTQAIGGSHAEVEALNAHSGDLSGVTAYVTLEPCSFVGRTAACASTLLASGIKHVIIAMLDPDIRNNGKGAEILTAGGVKVEVGLCAELVAQFLSPYLAKS from the coding sequence ATGTCTGAAAAATTCATGCTGGAAGCTTTGAATATTTCCAAACAAGCACTTCCCCACTGTGAACCGAATCCTCCTGTCGGATGTGTGCTGGTTAAAGATGGCGAAGTAATATCCAAAGGCTTTACGCAGGCCATTGGTGGAAGTCATGCAGAAGTAGAGGCTTTAAATGCTCATTCAGGAGACCTAAGCGGCGTTACTGCATACGTCACTTTAGAGCCTTGTTCTTTTGTCGGCCGGACTGCTGCTTGCGCAAGCACACTTCTCGCTTCGGGCATCAAGCATGTGATTATCGCAATGCTCGACCCAGACATCAGAAACAATGGTAAAGGCGCAGAGATACTAACGGCGGGAGGCGTAAAAGTTGAGGTCGGCCTGTGTGCTGAACTGGTAGCACAATTCCTTTCCCCCTATTTAGCAAAATCATAA
- a CDS encoding helix-turn-helix domain-containing protein: MIKKLRERKNWSQEQLAIMSGLSVRTIQRIESGNKASMESLKSLASVFEVDVSKLTEEITVIDKESKYWKQQPVWFKLSLFGVNRRNKLVWVEYLSVLLGLATWIIHPDIFATSAFFLAAYLISKLVNRADSRKVW, from the coding sequence ATGATTAAAAAATTGCGAGAGCGTAAGAATTGGTCTCAAGAACAATTAGCGATAATGTCAGGCTTGAGTGTAAGAACAATTCAACGTATAGAAAGCGGTAATAAAGCAAGTATGGAGTCTCTTAAATCACTGGCCTCTGTGTTCGAAGTCGATGTGTCGAAGCTAACAGAGGAAATTACTGTGATTGATAAAGAATCTAAATACTGGAAGCAACAACCGGTTTGGTTCAAATTAAGTTTGTTTGGCGTCAATAGAAGAAATAAGCTCGTTTGGGTCGAGTACTTAAGCGTGTTGCTGGGACTGGCAACCTGGATTATACATCCAGACATTTTTGCGACGTCTGCTTTTTTCTTAGCGGCTTACTTAATAAGTAAATTAGTAAACAGGGCCGATAGCCGGAAAGTTTGGTAG
- a CDS encoding LysR substrate-binding domain-containing protein codes for MSLPLRSIHYFVEVARCESFSLAAERLHVSQSAVSHQVALLEGYLGDDLFVRRGRKILLTAVGENYFNEVAGAINAIEGATANVRQYDTRQVKLAVHGSLAVKWLIPALDEFRQRYPNVELTLQMLTQDGNFDTQWADCFITTQPPGMGYQRYHLYDETLKPYCSKALWAEAHRLESAGDLIQYPLLSAISAFASGEPGTDWQRWFKKANLRLPVSARVHHFSHLLLAAEAAKYGQGIALLNEFMTTEQEREESLFELPFHSIQTDDSFYFVYPSSTAKSPGLESLGDWLVALCRTRH; via the coding sequence ATGAGCCTTCCGCTTCGCTCCATCCATTATTTTGTTGAAGTTGCGCGTTGCGAGAGCTTTTCCCTGGCAGCAGAGCGCTTACATGTGTCACAAAGTGCCGTGAGTCATCAGGTGGCACTACTTGAAGGATATTTGGGTGATGATCTCTTTGTTCGGCGGGGCCGCAAAATTTTGTTAACAGCAGTCGGCGAGAACTATTTTAATGAAGTTGCTGGAGCAATTAACGCGATTGAAGGGGCGACTGCAAACGTCAGGCAATATGATACCCGGCAGGTAAAGCTGGCGGTGCATGGTTCGTTAGCGGTAAAGTGGCTGATACCGGCCCTCGATGAGTTCCGACAACGCTATCCTAATGTGGAATTGACGCTGCAAATGCTGACTCAGGATGGTAATTTTGATACCCAGTGGGCTGACTGCTTTATTACAACACAGCCGCCAGGCATGGGTTATCAGCGCTACCATTTGTATGATGAAACGTTAAAGCCCTATTGTTCAAAAGCATTATGGGCTGAGGCTCATCGGCTCGAAAGTGCGGGTGACCTCATTCAATATCCATTACTGTCAGCGATAAGCGCATTTGCCAGCGGCGAACCGGGAACCGACTGGCAGCGTTGGTTTAAAAAAGCCAACCTTCGGTTACCTGTGAGCGCTAGGGTTCACCACTTTAGTCATTTATTACTTGCTGCCGAGGCGGCTAAATACGGACAGGGAATTGCGCTGTTAAATGAGTTTATGACAACCGAGCAAGAGCGTGAAGAAAGTTTGTTTGAATTGCCGTTTCACAGTATTCAAACCGATGACAGTTTCTATTTTGTTTACCCTTCCAGTACCGCTAAAAGTCCCGGGCTTGAGTCCCTGGGCGATTGGTTGGTCGCCTTATGCCGTACACGGCATTAG
- a CDS encoding glutathione S-transferase family protein, producing MKENMSKNTKEIVFYTNPESRARIVRRMLEEVGQPYTVKVLNYNGEMKTPEYLKVNPLGKVPAIQHGDLVVTETAAICAYLADQFPEKNLAPPLDSPERGTYYRWLFFAAGPVEMANSAKACGWNLEDNLQMVGSGSHDDVLKALELAVSKGPYICGEQFTAADVYVGSHISWGMQFKTLEERDSFKRYVERIEKRPAFQRATKLDDELSKG from the coding sequence ATGAAAGAAAATATGTCTAAAAACACCAAAGAAATCGTTTTCTATACTAACCCTGAGTCCCGGGCACGCATTGTTCGTCGTATGCTGGAAGAGGTTGGCCAGCCGTATACGGTCAAAGTACTTAACTACAATGGCGAGATGAAAACGCCCGAGTATCTGAAAGTTAATCCGTTAGGAAAGGTGCCGGCAATACAACACGGCGATTTGGTTGTTACGGAAACCGCCGCCATTTGTGCCTACCTGGCCGATCAGTTTCCGGAAAAGAACTTAGCTCCACCACTGGACAGCCCGGAGCGAGGAACTTACTACCGTTGGCTATTCTTTGCGGCCGGTCCGGTGGAAATGGCCAACAGCGCCAAAGCCTGTGGCTGGAACCTTGAAGATAACCTGCAAATGGTTGGCTCTGGTAGTCACGACGATGTCCTGAAAGCTCTTGAATTAGCCGTTTCTAAAGGACCTTATATTTGTGGCGAGCAGTTTACCGCGGCAGATGTATACGTTGGTAGTCATATTAGCTGGGGCATGCAGTTCAAAACACTGGAGGAGCGCGACTCATTCAAACGTTATGTTGAACGAATTGAGAAGCGCCCCGCTTTCCAGCGGGCAACGAAACTCGATGACGAATTGAGTAAAGGCTAG
- a CDS encoding RNA polymerase sigma factor, protein MTLQQHKAKISDLALQHGRLVFHCAYRLLSDTHLAEDVTQDVFIKLFKKSLKSMNEVKNWPAYLKSMAVTTAIDYLRRNKRLAEDDLESVPENESDTSRHPLNQVLRDRDLILFKQALLQLTEQDAHIYCLRHVEGYSYQEIAELMHVSSNSVGVSLHRSQLKLSSIVGKSEYLGARHEH, encoded by the coding sequence ATGACATTGCAGCAACACAAAGCGAAAATATCTGACTTGGCACTGCAACACGGGAGGCTAGTCTTTCACTGCGCATATCGACTGTTAAGCGATACACACCTTGCAGAGGATGTGACTCAAGACGTATTTATTAAACTGTTTAAAAAATCTCTTAAAAGCATGAACGAGGTGAAAAACTGGCCTGCTTATTTAAAGTCTATGGCAGTTACCACAGCGATTGATTATCTACGTCGTAATAAAAGATTAGCGGAAGACGACTTGGAAAGCGTGCCTGAAAATGAAAGTGATACATCAAGGCACCCTTTGAACCAAGTTTTACGAGACCGTGATTTGATACTGTTCAAACAAGCCCTTTTGCAATTGACAGAGCAAGACGCTCACATATATTGCCTGCGTCATGTCGAAGGATACTCTTACCAAGAAATCGCCGAATTAATGCATGTCTCTAGCAATTCAGTCGGCGTATCCCTGCATCGCTCACAGCTAAAACTCTCCAGTATCGTAGGTAAATCAGAATATTTAGGAGCTCGTCATGAACACTAA
- the cydB gene encoding cytochrome d ubiquinol oxidase subunit II, with the protein MDYALIWAILISVAVFAYVALDGFDLGIALLFPWFKKEEDRDVMMNTVAPVWDGNETWLVLGGGGLLAVFPLAYSVLMPALYMPVIAMLLGLIFRGVAFEYRFKTKRAKGIWDLSFITGSLIAAMSQGIMLGAMLQGIQVTDRAYSGGWFDWLTPFTIFCGVAVVIGYMMLGATWLVMKTSGDLQRQSYRAGWYTTILLVACIAFVSLYLPYVDMFIAERWFTYPASVGLWALPILLAVMTIGLLRSLHRKQEGRPYLWGLGMFLLAYTGFAVSIFPYLVPRSITLWEAAAPDNSLKFLLVGAVFLLPIIFAYTGYTYWVFRGKVDPDSGYHD; encoded by the coding sequence ATGGATTACGCACTGATTTGGGCAATATTAATTTCGGTCGCCGTATTTGCTTACGTCGCACTCGATGGCTTTGACCTGGGGATAGCGCTGCTGTTCCCCTGGTTCAAAAAAGAAGAAGACCGTGACGTGATGATGAACACCGTGGCGCCGGTCTGGGACGGTAACGAAACCTGGCTGGTGTTGGGCGGTGGTGGTCTGCTGGCGGTGTTCCCGCTGGCTTACTCGGTGCTGATGCCGGCGCTGTATATGCCTGTTATTGCCATGTTGCTGGGGCTTATTTTCCGCGGCGTGGCCTTTGAGTACCGTTTTAAAACCAAACGCGCCAAAGGTATCTGGGATTTATCCTTTATTACCGGCTCGCTGATAGCGGCAATGAGTCAGGGCATTATGCTGGGCGCTATGCTGCAGGGCATTCAGGTAACAGACCGCGCTTATTCCGGAGGCTGGTTCGACTGGCTGACGCCATTTACTATTTTCTGTGGTGTGGCGGTAGTTATTGGCTACATGATGCTGGGCGCGACCTGGCTGGTGATGAAAACCAGCGGCGATCTGCAGCGTCAAAGCTACCGTGCCGGCTGGTACACCACGATATTGCTGGTGGCCTGCATTGCGTTTGTGAGCCTTTACTTACCTTATGTCGATATGTTTATTGCCGAGCGTTGGTTCACTTACCCGGCCTCTGTTGGCCTGTGGGCTTTGCCAATACTGCTGGCGGTGATGACCATTGGTTTGCTGCGTTCGCTGCATAGAAAACAGGAAGGACGGCCCTACCTTTGGGGTTTGGGTATGTTCCTGTTGGCTTACACCGGCTTTGCAGTCAGCATATTCCCGTATCTGGTGCCCCGCAGCATTACCCTGTGGGAAGCCGCCGCACCGGACAACAGCCTGAAGTTCTTACTCGTGGGTGCCGTGTTCCTGTTGCCGATAATTTTCGCTTACACCGGTTATACCTACTGGGTGTTCCGCGGCAAGGTTGACCCTGACAGCGGATACCACGACTGA